In Aquiflexum balticum DSM 16537, a single genomic region encodes these proteins:
- a CDS encoding IS91 family transposase: MDAVNKRNGGAELSTVLDSQKEVFLSQKHLCPDQRKAFNDILHCRTSQMGSHSLCCDSCGTVKVCYNSCRNRHCPKCQYIKQQLWVEKLKCRLLPVRYFHAVFTVPEFLNPLFYINQRFCYNLLFECSAKAVKKTALNPAFLGVESGCLSVLHTWGQSLNYHPHIHMLVPAGGLDSDGMQWLYAGKKFFVPVKALSAVFRGLFMERLLGALEDNLLRIPEGQKELFADINSLKRESYAKMWNVYIKKTFRGAGQVVSYLGRYTHRVAISNSRILDTDGETVKFRWKDYRDNKTKTMLLACSEFVRRFMQHVLPTGFYKIRYYGILASANSNTKMNECFRLLNITREVSFYHGLSTYEVMEEIFGEEMFRCSCCKNGRMVFATPEGKANGP; encoded by the coding sequence ATGGATGCTGTCAACAAGAGGAATGGTGGGGCCGAACTCTCAACAGTCCTGGATTCCCAAAAGGAGGTCTTCCTGTCGCAGAAGCATCTGTGCCCTGATCAGAGAAAGGCCTTTAACGACATCCTCCATTGCCGGACATCACAAATGGGCTCACACAGTCTCTGTTGTGACTCCTGCGGTACGGTCAAAGTCTGCTATAACAGCTGCAGGAACCGTCACTGTCCGAAGTGCCAGTACATCAAGCAGCAGTTGTGGGTGGAAAAGCTAAAGTGCAGGCTTCTGCCTGTCAGGTACTTTCACGCCGTGTTTACGGTTCCTGAGTTTCTCAATCCATTGTTCTACATCAACCAGAGGTTCTGTTACAACCTGCTCTTTGAATGTTCCGCAAAAGCAGTAAAGAAGACTGCCCTGAACCCGGCATTTCTGGGAGTCGAAAGCGGCTGTCTGTCGGTACTCCACACTTGGGGCCAATCCCTGAACTACCACCCCCACATCCATATGCTGGTTCCTGCAGGAGGGCTTGACAGTGACGGGATGCAGTGGCTGTATGCCGGCAAAAAGTTCTTCGTTCCGGTAAAGGCCCTTTCGGCTGTGTTCCGGGGACTGTTCATGGAAAGGCTTCTGGGAGCACTGGAGGATAACCTTCTCAGGATACCCGAAGGTCAAAAAGAGCTGTTTGCCGATATCAATAGTCTGAAAAGGGAATCTTACGCAAAGATGTGGAATGTCTATATCAAGAAGACCTTCAGGGGGGCGGGCCAGGTGGTCAGCTACCTTGGCAGGTATACCCACAGGGTAGCGATCAGCAACAGCCGTATTCTGGATACAGATGGTGAAACCGTAAAATTCAGGTGGAAGGATTACAGGGACAACAAAACCAAAACCATGTTGCTTGCCTGTTCCGAGTTTGTCAGAAGATTTATGCAACATGTACTGCCAACAGGCTTCTACAAAATCCGCTATTACGGCATCTTGGCCTCGGCCAACAGCAACACCAAAATGAATGAATGTTTCAGGCTGTTGAACATAACAAGGGAGGTGTCATTTTACCATGGGCTGAGCACCTACGAGGTGATGGAGGAGATTTTCGGAGAAGAGATGTTCAGGTGTAGCTGCTGCAAGAACGGAAGGATGGTCTTTGCCACGCCCGAAGGAAAAGCAAATGGTCCCTGA
- a CDS encoding tyrosine-type recombinase/integrase: MYEEMSYRHYSPRSIKTYLSLVSVVSAHFGKSPDLISIPELKDYLFKRISLDGLSVSSINQTISAFKILFKDVLERDWDTIRIKRPRRPKLLPVVFSKEEVSLILKSIRNRKHYCLIALTYASGLRLGEVISLKPGDIDSDRMQLKVRGGKGYKDRYTLLPHKLLVQLRDYFKSYRPVTYLFEGQVPGKPYSEKSAQSVLKKAMECAGITKHASFHTLRHSFATHLLEQGTNVRIIQELLGHRSLKTTTVYLHICNLDPALIKSPLDEL; this comes from the coding sequence ATGTATGAGGAGATGTCCTACAGACATTATTCTCCCAGAAGCATCAAGACCTATCTTAGCCTGGTATCTGTAGTATCAGCTCATTTTGGAAAAAGTCCGGATCTGATCAGTATCCCCGAATTAAAGGACTACCTTTTTAAAAGGATCAGTTTGGACGGACTTTCGGTATCAAGCATCAACCAGACAATCAGTGCCTTTAAAATACTTTTCAAAGACGTGCTTGAAAGAGATTGGGATACTATCAGGATCAAACGGCCAAGACGTCCCAAGCTGCTTCCGGTTGTATTCTCAAAGGAAGAAGTGTCGCTTATCCTTAAGAGTATCAGGAACAGAAAGCACTATTGCCTGATAGCCCTTACCTACGCCTCGGGGCTCAGGCTTGGTGAGGTGATCAGTCTCAAGCCCGGCGATATAGACAGTGACAGGATGCAGCTTAAAGTGAGGGGAGGCAAGGGATACAAGGACAGGTATACCCTTCTGCCCCATAAGTTACTGGTACAGCTTCGGGATTACTTCAAAAGCTACCGTCCGGTTACTTATCTCTTTGAAGGGCAGGTGCCGGGAAAGCCATACAGCGAAAAAAGCGCACAGTCTGTTCTGAAAAAGGCCATGGAATGTGCCGGAATAACAAAGCATGCCTCTTTCCATACCCTGCGGCATTCCTTCGCCACGCACCTGCTCGAGCAGGGGACCAATGTCAGGATAATCCAGGAACTCCTGGGACACAGATCCCTTAAGACCACTACGGTCTACCTGCATATCTGCAATCTGGATCCGGCCCTGATCAAAAGTCCCCTGGATGAGCTTTGA